gtgaaggaaggaggtttactTTATCTCAGAGCTTTTGCGATTGATAGTCTAAGATCTGATAATTGGTGCAGTCTTTGGTAAGAGAGCAGTGGATGGCAATGGCAGAGTGCATGTAGAGCAGCAACAACAtggaaagccaggaagcaggaagggtGGCTAATTCAGCCTAGCTTGTACAACCAAACCTCTTGGGAAAACTCCTCCTAAGAGCAGACTTGCAGCAATCCAAGGACTCCCCACTAGGCCTACCTCCCAAACAccataatttaattaaattttcatcCTTCTCAGTACATAAGACTTTGGATTCTAAACTTTACATATCTGCATGATTTCAGGAGTCATATCCTATTTGACCATGACAGTGATTTATTGATTATATGATTTCTGCAAATAattgacaaatatatatttttaaaatttatttgaaagtcagagttacacacacacatacaaactgaaaaagagagaaagagagaaagattgagagagagagagagagagagagcttgcatcttctgatttatttctcagatggccacaatggccatggttgggccaggtggaagccaagagccaggagctgcatttgagtcttccatgtaggtagtaggggcccaagcacttgggccatcttatactgctttcccaggatatccacagggagctggattagaagtggagcagttgggacatgaatcCCAGTGCtcattggatgctggtgttgcagccagtggctttacccactataacaCAGCATTggctcttaaaaatattttaatgagacacattcttttatttttatgaagtctttgacattcattttcaaatattacatCATCTAATTCAGAGGAGCTACTTACAAATACCTAGTATAGCTGTGTATTTGTTACAGCTTTGTGTAGCACATCTCTGTGCATTAACAATATGGAAATCTCCAGGACAAACTATTGACACCAACCTTGCCTCCCAATGCAAGGGTCAGATAATAATAATCTGTGAATGATAAAACTAAACTCATGTCCACATGGGTAAGAGTCATACAAATAATTATTTCAGGATAATGGATGTGTTGCATGAGCTTTTGAACCATGGTAATTCAGTGTTGAAGCTGGGCCCTTGAAGTCAGCAGCTGAGAAGTGGTAGTGAAAACATAGGTGAGCTATAGCAGGCTAAAGGGAATGAGTATATTCCAGGGAACAGTTTCAGTTTCAGTGGGGGAAGATATGATAGTCCAAACTTCAGGGAAATGACAAGAAACAGGAAACAGTGATGGATATTCATGGGAAACTAATGCTATTGGAGGTTGAATCAGGTGGGTATGATCTAAGACTGATCTGGAGCCAAGGGTGTTGGAATGAGGAAAGAAAGAGccactgttggccggcgccgcggctcactaggctaatcctccgcttagcggcgccggcacaccgggttctagtcccggtcagggcgccggattctgtcccggttgcccctcttccaggccagctctctgctgtggcccgggagtgcagtggaggatggcccaagtgcttgggccctgcaccccatgggagatcaggaaaagcacctggctcccggctcctgccatcggatcagcgtggtgcgccggccgtggcggccattggagggtgaaccaacggcaaaggaagacctttctctctgtctctctctctcccccactgtccactctgcctgtcaaaaaaaaaaaaaaaaaaaaaaaaaaaaaaaaaaaaagagccactaTGGACAGACACTTTTATTAAGCCCACAACAGTCTGTTGTGGTCCCCACCAATCTCCATCATCCGCCTGCCAAAACACCTGCTCTTAGAGAAGAGACAACCTGTTGTTATCTCAGCTGGATGATTTCCAAAGAATATGCAAAGGCTGCTGGAAGTGTGCCTTCCTTTTGTGTGCAAAGCTTTTAAAAAGGCTGTTTCATTGTATCTAGAATTTAGGATGCTGAAAAGGCCCATTATCATATGTCATTTGGTTTAtgcattaatttattattttaaatattctatttatttatttatttgaaaggcagagtggtagagagtaggagagacagagacacagagataactttattttagattttattttatttatttgagaggtagggttacagagagaggaagagacagagaaagacattttccatctgccagttcactacccaaatggccccaatggccagagctgggcccatccaaagccaggagccaggagcttcctccaagtccccagcgtgagtacaggggccaaagcacttgggccatccttcactgccttcccaggccaacagcagagagctggatcagaagaggggtagccaggatatgaaccagtgtccatatgggatactgacacccacaggtgaaggcttagcctaccatgccccagtgctggccctgagagagggagagagagagagagagatctttcatcttctatttcactccccagatggctgcctacagcttgggttgggccaggctaaagccggatccaggagctccatccatatctcccacgtgagtgacagggtccaagtatttgagctatcttctgctgcctttccaggtgcatgagcaggggctgaattggaaatgggcagccaggacttgaactggcactttgatatgggataccagtgtcacaagcagtgatctaacctactgcaccacagcactggcccctgtttatgcttttaaaaatactcagcTCCACTGTATTACCTTTTTCTTGCACTGCTTTGCTtctcagctttctttctttcccttagaAGAGTTTCAACTGACTGCTTCTCTTCTTTTGTGGATTCCATGTGTTTGGCTGATTTCACATTTACCTGCTCCTTCAATACCTACCTTTTTGGGCTCATCATCCCTACCTCATCTGAGAGGACCAGGTATATCTTATTCCTCAGTCCCCTCACCATAAACAGGGAGGCGTGTCTCAACAAAACTGTCAAGAAGTTTTGCTTCCAGTTAATGCTATACTTCTTACCTCCTCACCCAGTTTGTCCTCTCTCCATTCTTCATGCCCCTTTATTTGATGGTGTCTTCACTCTCCAACTGATTCTTCAACATGGGGATAGATCATACTTGTCTAGTTCCCAGAAAACCTTAGTCTGAATTTACAAAAATACATGGATGGATAGCGAGACAGAGATACTTGGAATAAGACTTGGGTTGAATGTGAGACAAGGGAGATATGGGCTCTGATAtgcctgcctcttctctcttgaTACTGACTATGCTGTCCAAGACCTACTTTGAACATAGTCACACTGGAATATCCAGAGAAATACTTATTTACAAGGCTTTATGAAGACCAGGTGTCATCTTCAAGGGGGAGACTGTCAATGCTTAGCAAAGCTTTCTGGGTACTCTCAGCACACACAGAATCATGAATTATGGGCTTCCTGGTTCACATGATGGGCTGAGCTGTTGTTCCAGAGAGTGGATCTGGGCAGACAGCAAGCTGTTGATGCCACAGCTGATGGAGCAGGGCCCTATCCATGTTCCCTTTAGTGGGCATGGCATAGATGATTTGGTTCCTCACAGGGTAGACTTACACAGCAGCTCTCCTTTTAGTTATGTCTGTTTTCAATTAGGAGCAATACTACTTCCAAGTCTCAGGAAGGTGCCAGGGTTCTGAACAATCTTCATGCTGGTCTTCCAAGTAGTTTATACTGCTCAGCTACCAGCTTGCAATATTTTCAAGGTTGCAGAAAAGAGACATTGCCTGGTGCAGATTTCTGGCAATGATACACAGAGCTCTTTTTATAAATGCTTCACAAACTGATGTCTCAGGGAAGATATGTGTATTGTAATTGTATACTGGAAAGTTATGTCTAACCAGCAGTTCTCCCAGGTCACCACCAAGGAacccctttatttttctttttgtttccatttgagTCCACTTTTGGGCAagtttggcaaataaaaaagtttttgcatttattaaggaatttagaaaattattaaataGTTTATGATTGTTTTCATATTTGAGACATATAAAAGTTTAGAGTAAAAAATAGCAGATCCTGTTGTCCTCATCTTCTTATCTTCACAGCAGTAGCAGCTATGTTCAGTtcaggttctttctttctttccactttcTTTTCTATTGGTTTATCTAGAAGGTATAtagagaaaatgcatatttttaaaaatatgtatttatttatttaaaagtcagagttacagaataagagagagagagagagagagagagagagagagagagacctgccaTAGGCTGATTGACTcaacagatggctgcagtggtcagtgCTGCgacacactgaagccaggagccaggtgccaggagcctggggcttcattcaggtttcccacatggatggcagggcccaaacacctgggccatcttccacttttttttcaaggccattagcagggagctggattggaaatggagcatcctggactcaagctggtgccataacttccctcccacccgcaaccctcccctttcccgctccctctcctcttccattcacatcaagattcattttcaattctctttatacacagaagatcagtttagtatatattaagtaaagatttcaacagtttgcacccacatagaaacacaaagtgaaaaacactgtttgagtactagttatagcattaaatcacaatgtacagcacattaaggacagagatcctacatgaggagtaagtgcacagtgactcctgttgttaacagtttgacactcttgtttatggcagcagtaatctccctaggctctagtcatgagtttccaaggctatggaagccttttgagttcaccgactctgatcatatttagacaaggccatagtcaaagtggaagttctctcctcccttaagagaaaggtacctccttctttgatgacctgttctttccactgggatctcactcgtggagatctttcatttaggtggtgtgttttttttttttagaacaactcagcaaaataaaattccgGTTTATTGTTGAACAACATTGTTTCACACATACATCAAACAggccaaaaaaaataaacagcaacttcatagacaaaaaaaggaaaaaaagaaaccttttatcttTGGCCTTTTTAACCATCTCATACAAACCAACTACTTATAGTACAGCTAAGTACATACACAAAAAAAGTTACTGGAATGCTCGGAATAAGATTGTTTTTTTGTTGTCGTTTTTGCCTTTTTTACaaggttttttttctcctttgagatTAGACTGAACATGGTCACACCACAAGTAAAGTCAGAAGTAGGACAGAGGACGCTCGAAGGCTGGTCTGGTCATCTGAGATCATTAAAAATGGCTGACCCCTAAcaatatgtacaaaaatataaaatgtaaataaaaaatacaaacaatttttcctttttaaagtacttttaagaaagaaagcaggGCCTGGAGTTTGGTGCTGTCCCTCCCCTGTTGCGAATTCACTGGGTTTGTGGGCGTGAGCGCTGCGTCCGCAGAGGCTCGGGCAGCCTCTACTCGGAGGTGACCACGTTGGGGGAGTCGGGAGTGAGAGTGGAAGGTCACGGTGGCCTGGGGTTCACGGGTGCCTTCTGCCTTGCGGTCTAGTCATCTTCGTCGGTCTTCTGCTTCTTGGTGTCCACGTCGTCCTCCTCGTCATCCTCAGCTGCCTGCTTGCCTGTAGCCGCCTCGGCCTCCTCGTCTTCGTCTCCGTCCTCTTCCTCACCAtcgccctcttcctcctcctcttcctcctcgccaccttcctcctcttcctcgtctACCTCGTtgtctgcctcctgctccccgTTCTCCTCATTGGCGTTGCCGTTGGCGGGGGCGTCTCTCCCATTCTCCGCCTCCTCCACcacttccttcttctccttcaaGTCCTTGGTGGTGATCTCGGAGCTGGTGTTCACGGCCGCGTCGGACATGGTGGGGCACGCCGGGGATCCGAGGCAGCGGACTCGAGAGAAAGCGGGCGTTCGGGGGCTCTGGCGACAAAGCTGCCGGAGTCCGCGGCCGCGGCGGGGGAGGCGGCTGCGGCGAGCGGGGAGTCGGGCCCGGGAACAATGCAAAGATGGCTTTTCAGAGCAGccagtggggttttttttttgccagagtgtcttggctttccatgcctgaaatactcttatgggcttttcagccagatctgagtgccttaagggctgattctgaggccagagacaaTACATGTTGTTAAGTGGCCTGCCTTTtacgagtgccttaagggctgattctgaggccagagacaaTACATGTTGTTAAGTGGCCTGCCtttaaattctgtattttgcAGTGCAGCTGTcctgtcctttcttttttatagttgcATAGTATTCTTTTGCATGAAtaagatataatttatttaattgaatctTTATTCCTGGGCCTTTAACTTTTTCCTCATTGTTTATGTAGCATAGCAGCAGTAGTGCAACAAGCATAAACATCCTGACTTGTCTACCTTTATGACATTAAGTAATCATTATGTTTTGAAAAGCGTTTTTGCTAACCAAAGACACATGCAACTCCCAATCAGTCTTTCTGATCAGGATGAGATCATCAGTACTATTGCATTGAGTTAAAGTCATTCTGGTCCAAAGCTTAGGGATGTGGTTAGTTAGTCTGTTCTACCTTATCTGCAAGACATACTTGATATGTTAGAGTCTTTGAAATCTAAAATGATCTTAAGACTTTTCCACTCCCCCACATCATCCCATGACATTGCTACCTTTGAGAACAAGAAAGATCTGACCCCTGACTTCAAATGCCTTTTAAGTCTTTATCCATATATAGATgcagtaaaaaattaaatttgtgtctttgatttaaaaactttaaaatcaaaataaaaaaattggctTTTTAAATGGTATTGTCCAATTTGCCTGTATGAAATCAATTCTTCGATAAGCATAGTCAGCTTTAAAATCTTTTTACACTTTATAAATACTCTCCATGTGAACTTGGCTGCAATACCAACTACAGCACTGATTTCATTACTTTTAATTATTGATTTCATGTGGTGGATAACCCAGTAATTTTATCTTTCTgaccttttttattatttgaagggtggagagacacacaaagagaaagagacagagctgccatccactggttgacttcaAGTGCTCATggtagacagggctgggccacagctgaagccagaagctataaaataaatccacgcctcccatgtaggtggcaggagcccatcacagagtctgcattagccagaagctggctAATTACCCAAGCAttgtgatatgggacatgggcatgttAACCAGCACTTTAACACCTAGGCTAAACACTCATTCCTGAACTTTTATGAAAGTGCCTTTGACATTGTAATTGCATTGGAATCTCTTAGTAATAGTTACATAGTGGAAATAACTATAATTTTTGTCTTGTAGATCTGAGTTTGAATTGAGTTTATGCCATGAGCAGTGGTATGGTCTTGTGTAAGTTGCTAGATAATTTTGAATCTTTGGTTCTCATAAGTAAAAAGTAGATAGTAATGATATGTTAACGAAACAGTTGAGAAGATTCAACCAGCTAGTAGGTGTTTTAAAAGCAcctggggtggacattgtggcacagtgggttgaagcaccactttggacacctgcatcccacatcagagtgcctgtgtttgtgtgtcaCCTCTGCTTACAATTCTTGCTAATGcctactctgggaggcagcaggtgatggctcaagtctctgccacccatgtgggagacctggatggagctcctggctcagtgcATCAGTCTGGCCCActactggctattgtggccacttgaaggagtaaactagtgaatgtaagatttctctctcttgctctctctttctctgtgattttgaattaagtaaaaatatataaatgagtaTAAAAGCACCTAGCTTTCTGATCGAAATATTAGAAGTTTGATATTATTAAACTGCTATTTGTAGTAGTTGATAAATGTACcatatatttacattaaaaatgaaatcagaagatACCTCAATTGATGTAATAAGTTTTGTGACAAGTTTACAGCCGACTTTAGAGTATCTATGATAGAATCAGGTGACTGTAATTATAGCCTCTCTAGCCATTGGAAAACCGATACCCTGAGAGAGTAAGCAAGCTCCTATGGCAACTCAGAACGTTAGGGGTGAAACTGAAACTGTCCCTCCAGGGAACTGACCTCAATACTTTGCCACTCAAGGCAATGAGTCTTTAAAGGCCTGTGCCCCTCTGAAGCTCCCTTTGAAATACTGGTGTTGGGGTACAAGACCGATGGCCCTGTGTTAGCTGGAGGCAATCCCTTATAGAGACAGTGTTCTCAGGTAAATATGACCTAACTGTGCACCTGGATCTTtgaaattcctggacacattttAATTAGGAGCCACAGAATTTCAGAAATCTTTTAAGGAGgcatgcaattttatttttcaggtgTGATCTTTGTAATCCACGCTTTTGATCTTTCATCCTGAATCTTGCTACATCAGATGATTCGAATTAGATAAGGTGTCTTTCTGATCTAAAATaggtgacaagagcctagggagattactgatgccataaacaagaatgtcaatttgttaagtcaacaacaggagtcactgtacacttactcctcatgtgggatctctgtccttgatgtattgttcaatgtgaattaatgctataactagtactcaaacagtattttacactttatgttctgtgtggatgcaaactgttgaaatctttacttaatatataataaattgatcttctgtatataaagataattgaaaatgaatcttgatgtgaatggaatgggagagggagcaggagttgggagggttgcaggtgggagggaagttatagggagaaaagctgttgtaatccataagctatactttggaaatttatatttaccaaataaaagtcaaaaaaatataaaaattatatttgcaaaCAAACTTATAAGGAAActacctccacacacacacacacgtgtgtgtgcctCCCCAGATGTGCACAATTACCCTGTTCTTCAAACCTCATATCCAGTCCACTGCTTTACAAATTGTAGGTGTTAAAGGACTGTCCATTAAAAGAATTAGACAAACAGATGGGCCACACTTGGAGTAAGGCTTTTACCTGCAAATGTTCTGGGGCTCAATTTCATTAAGGTATTGGTGGGATTTGGACTTCTGTGTTCTGAGTTTTGGGGTTACCATGTAAGGAGGAAGAACAGTTCAAACCCTGTGGATCTGTTTAGGATGGACAAACAATTGCAGATACATCATTTCTTTGCAAAGCCTcctctttgttttctcattttggatTCTCAATCACAGCTCACTAGCTAGAGTTTTCTTCAAACATTCTAGAATGTTGCACATTAGGAACATACACACCTAAGACATAAATCTTAATGGGATGTTTTTCTAAactgctttttaagatttgttaaatAAGGACAAGCACTGTGGGACGACAGgtcaagccgccgcctgcaacaccagcatcccttatcagagtacctgctcacattccagctgcttcactccttaTTTAGgcccttgctaatacacctggaaaagtagcagaaggtggcccaaataattgggcccctaccacccatgtgagagacctgggtggagttccagactcctggcttcagcctggtgcagcgtTGGCTGTTGaaatcatttgaggaatgaaccagtggatggaagatccctttttgtctgtctttccttctctgtcattctgtatttcaaataaataaaataaatattaaagaaaaagagattttgtTAAGTGGTGGCCAAATGAACCATTCCAGTGTAAAAAATGTGTTGGTTTCTGAATGCCCTAATCAGAGAGCTTCAAGGAAACTGGGGATGGCGTTCAAATGAGAATAGAATATTATTAAACATCACTCTGCTGTTGGTTTGACGGCACATGGGTGTATTTTAGGGTCAGAAAACACATGTCGCCCTTTTTGTAGGAAGAATGCATCTTTGAAAAGTCTGTAATTGTTGTTTTAAACTGAGGGCAGGAAATATTTCCATACTAGCCAGTAAGCAAAACACCTGTCTTCCAACTGTTTGTTGTGTTCATGTACTTTGAAGAAGTAGTGACCATATATTACTTAACATTTTAGGGACTTGGGTACGACCCAATGCAGAACAGATTAATTGCATGGTTTCTATACACATTtgcacaaattaaaaaataaattctgatttGATTTGTTTGAACCCTTTCTTCAATTAGTTCTATTTGCAGAGTTGGTCAGACAGCAGCTTTCACAAATAATCCAGTTTCTTCTCTCCACTGTAATCTTATAGTTGAATtcctttattttgtgtgtgtccatgtgatAGGACTAATGCCTCTATTATTTTGCTCCAGTGACAGTACTGTATGTCCGAATTTGCAAAATCATAAGAAATATTTCCACTGGATTCTTTAATACTGAAGAGCAGTGAGCCAAATTTTCTTGGATAAAGGTAGGTGTCCCATCACAACACTGAAGAAATGATTCTTACCTCGAATCTTTTGAATAGAAAAGGTAACTCTTAGTTCAAATATCTAAATCTCATATTTTAACAGCTTTTAAAGAAGTTATTGATTTCACAATAAAACTTTTACAACAGCTAAATAATGGATCCAGGCAAGCATCTCCAATTGGCTTAATTTGTAGTAAAAAGGAGGTCTGGTCTCCCAGTTTTGCACCAGTTATCTCCTGGCTGTCTATTATTTCCCCTTGTCAGAGTGCTTGAGACCTGGAGATTGTTCTTTGATGATTTGGTTTAGTCATTTTCTCTACCTCAGTTTTtctatataatttcttttatattcacatgtgttaaaatattgttttaaaaatgcaatcaGTTCAAAAATTAAATTGTTAATAATAGAGATGAATTTTTCACCCAGCATGTATGTGATTTGGTTGAATGCGTTATCAAGTGAAGGAAAAATGAGCCTGCCTCTCTCTTCTATGGAACTTCAAAGCATCAGATAAGAGTTAAAACtgtattatctcaaaaatgaaagaaagaaatgaagagagaaaggaaagggaggtGGAAGTGatagaagaaggaaggagggaatatcatgtttttagaattttatccatgaactacattgaatctgttaaaaaattaagggtcagcgttgtggcgtagtagatgccggcatcccatatgggggtcagtttgtgttccagctgctctacttctgatccactctctactgatgtgcctgggaaagcagtggaagacaggccaagtgcttgagcctctgccccaTGTggggacctagaggaagctcctgcctcctggcttggtcctggcccagcctcgggccattgtggccatttagggagtgaaccagaggatggttcgctctctgtctctccccctctctttgtcactctacctttcatgcagataaatacatcttaaattttttttaaatgtggggaAAATTTTTGAACAATATTATATGAAAGAAGTATAACACAATACTTTGTACCCTGTAACTgcaatcaaataaaattatttgggaaaatttttgagaagaaatgaacaaCTTCCTTTTATATACAAAACACTTTTACAAACATATTCATATTTGAATCTGCTAATGTTATTGAAAATCTATCAAGGTTACTGAAGACATACATGTAATGATGTTATATAAACAATTATTTGGTCGTTTTGCTCTGTGTTGGGATAGATGATgggaactgaaagagaaactgatTGACACATGGTCTTTCATTTGTGTATTCAGCATTCATAGCACATGCGACTGCTACATTTCAGATACGTGCTAGAAAGTGGGAAAATGACTCTCAGCAAACATGTGATGGTCAGCACTCAATAAAGTAAATAGCCCCACAGAAAAATACACAAGTAGAGTTATAAACTGTGATATTTGCTATGAGGACTAAGAATAGAAGGCCATGAAAGACCAGTACAAAGTTTCTTGGTTTAGACAGGGGAGTTAATGGAGGCTTCTTGGAGAG
Above is a window of Oryctolagus cuniculus chromosome 3, mOryCun1.1, whole genome shotgun sequence DNA encoding:
- the LOC100342648 gene encoding prothymosin alpha-like, whose translation is MSDAAVNTSSEITTKDLKEKKEVVEEAENGRDAPANGNANEENGEQEADNEVDEEEEEGGEEEEEEEEGDGEEEDGDEDEEAEAATGKQAAEDDEEDDVDTKKQKTDEDD